GCCGAGCTGCGCAAGCACGGCGTCACCGTCGTGGACGGGGTCCAGGTCACCGGCGGCACGGTCGCCGGCGACGGCGTCTCGGTGGAGCTGTCCGACGGCGAGAGCCTCGAGGCCGACGTCGTCGTCCTCGGGCTGGGCGTCGAGCCGGCCGTCGGCTGGCTCGCCGGAGCCGTCGACCTCGCCGACGACGGCGGCATCGCGGTGGACGCACGCCTCGCCACGTCCGCCCCCGACGTGTACGCCGCCGGCGACGCTGCGTCGTACCCGGACAAGCGGCTGGGCCGTCGCCGGGTGGAGCACGAGGACGCGGCGGTGTCGATGGGCAAGGCCGCGGGACGGATCGTCGCCGGCTCCGACGAGGAGTTCGACAAGACGCCGATGTTCTACTCCGACGTCTTCGACCTCGGCTACGAGGCCGTCGGCGACCTGTCGACGAAGCTCGACCACCACGTCCAGGAGCTCGACGACGGCCAGGCCTTCGTGTTCTACGCCGACGACGAGCGGGTGCGCGGGGTCCTGCTGTGGGCCTTCGCGCCGGGTCTCGATGCGGCCACCGAGCTGGTCGGCACGCCGCGGCCGAGCGACCTGTCCGAGCTGGAGGGCCGCGTGTCCTGACCCCCGGGACGTCAGGGCCGTCAGGGCCGCCCGGGCCGCCCGGGACGTCAGGGACGTCAGGGACGTCAGGGGACGAGGATCGCGCGGCCTCGGACCGTGCCGGCGTCGAGGTCGTGCAGCGCCTGCACGGCGTCGTCGAGCGCGTAGGTCTGCGTGTGCAGCGTGACCTTGCCGGCCTCGGCGAGCGCCATCAGCTCCACGAGGTCGTTGTAGGTGCCGACGATGTTGCCGATGATGTTCCGCTCGGTGGAGATCACGTCGAGGGTCGGGATCTGGAGCGTGCCGCCGTAGCCGATGACGAAGCACGAGCCCGCCGGTCGCGTCATGGCGAAGGCCTCGTTCTCGGCGCCCTGCTCGGCGACGAAGTCGAGCACGACGTGGGCGCCGCCGCCGGTCAGGTCGAGCACCGCCTCGACGTGGGAGCCGTCGGCGACCACGGTCTCGTCGGCGCCGAGCCGCTTCGCCAGCTCGAGGGCGTCGGGGTTGGCGTCGACCACGACGATCCGGGTCGCGGTCAGGGCGGCCAGGCACTGGATGCCGATGTGGCCCAGCCCGCCGGCGCCGAGCACCACGCACGTCGTACCGGGCGGGAGCAGCGGGATCGCCTTGCGCACCGCGTGGTACGCCGTGATGCCGGCGTCCGCGAGGGCGGCGACGTCCTTCGGCTGGGTGCTGGGGTCGAGCTTCACGCACGCCCGGGCCGACGTCAGCAGGTAGTCGGCCATGCCGCCGTCGTGGTCCGACAGCCCGGGGAAGAACGCGTCCTCGCAGTGCATGTCGTTGCCGTAGCGGCACGCCCGGCACAGCCCGCAGCTCGGCTGGGGGTGCAGGATCACGGTGTCGCCGACCGCGACGTTGGTGACCGCCGAGCCGATCTCGTGCACCCAGCCGGCGTTCTCGTGCCCGATCGTGTAGGGCAGCGTCGGGTCCTGCGCCTCGGCCCACTGGCCCTCCATGATGTGGAGGTCGGTGCGGCACACCCCGGCGCCGCCGATCCTCACCACCACGTCGAAGGGCCCGGAGACCGTGGGGTCCGGCACCTCCTCGACGACCGGGTCCTCGTGGTAGCGGTGCAGGCGTACGGCGCGCATCAGGTCTCCTCGGTCGGGTGGGGGTGGTGGACGGGGGTCTGGACGGGCGGCGCCGCTTGACGAGCCATCTGCACGCCTCGGGCCACGCCGCCGGTGACGATCCCGCTCGACGGCTCGTAGGTGTCCACCCGCACCGGCACCACGCGCGCTCGAGCGGTCTCGGGTCGTTGGTCGTGTCCCCCGTCCATGGGGCCATCCTGACCCGATCGGCGCCGCTGTGACCAGGTTTCGCCGGCCTGTGGCCCGCCGCGCGACGCACCGGTGTGGCAGGGTCCGGGGATGAGAAGTCGTCCGGCCGGGGCCGTCGTGCACGAGCGCCGGGACTCCGTGTGAGCCCGCTGCCCTACGAGGAGCTCGCCTGGGCCGACACCCCCATCGGCGAGATCAGCCTGCGCAAGCGCTGGGACCGCCTCACCGAGCGGTGGGTCCACGAGGTCCGGCTCGGCGACGAGTACCTCATGTCGAGCCAGTTCAACGCCACCGAGATCGCTCTCGCCCGGATCGGGCTGGCCGAGGCGCCGGACCGCGACCTGAGCGTGGTGGTCGGCGGCCTGGGGCTCGGGTTCACCGCCCACGAGGCGCTGACGGACCCGCGGGTCAGCAGCCTCCGGGTGGTCGAGCTGGTCGGGGCCGTCGTCGCGTGGCACCGGGCGGACCTGATCCCGGACACGGCCGGCCTGGCCGCCGACCCGCGGTGCGAGCTCGTCGAGGCGGACTTCTTCGACCTGGTCCGCAGCGGCCGCTGCCCGGCGAGCGACGTGCTGCTCGTCGATATCGACCACTCCCCCGACAACCTGCTGTCGCCCGGCAACCAGGACTTCTACGGTGAGGCCGGCCTGCAGGCGGCCGCCGCGACCCTCGCCGACGACGGCGTCCTCGCGCTGTGGTCCGACGACGACCCGGACGACGCGTTGGTCGCGTTGCTGCTGACCGTCTTCGCCCGCGTGCGCGCCGAGGTCGTCTCCTTCGACAACCCCATCACCGGAGGCAGCTCGTCCTGCACGGTATACGTCGCACACCGGCCGCTCCGCCGCCCCTGACCGCTCGCCGGCCATCGAAAGCGCTCGGCGCGACGACGCCTGAGGCCGCGCGGCCGAGATGTTGTCACGGCGCTGGTAAACCTCGAGACCCTCTGTGGGGCACGTGTCCCACGTCTCCTCGTCGGGCGCGCATGTCCTTCGCGACAAGGGCTACCGGGTGTCCAGGCGGCGTACGGCTTCTCGGGCAAACAGTCTCTCCGTGCCTGCCATGGAAGGAACACCCATGTCCACCACGCAGCACACCCCCACCCAGGGCACCCACACCACCGCTCACGCGAGCACCGGCCACGACCGGTCCGCGCGCGTCTCGACCGAGACCAAGTCGTCGTACAAGACCACCGAGCTCATCGCCTACGTCGTCGCCGTCGTCGGCGTCCTCGTCGCTTCCGCACTGACCGACACCAGCGACTTCGGCCCCCAGGAGGCGTGGTTCTACGTCACCCTGCTGACCATCGGCTACATGGTGAGCCGCGGCCTGGCCAAGGCCGGCAGCCGCGACTTCTACGACACCGACGCCAACGACGCGTACGGCACCGACGCGCGCTGACCCACGCTCGTCGCACGAACCCGCACCCCTGCACGGCCCGCCCACCTCCTGTGGGCGGGCCGTGCGTCGTTCGGCGGGTCCGAGCCGGTCCGTGCGGGTCCGCACGCCTTTGTGCACCACAGTGGTGCAGAATCAGCGGCAGCCGTGACCGCCCCGCGCGGCGGCGACGTGACCCCGCGACGAAGGACGCCCACCGATGAGCCCGACCTCCCCCGAGGGCAGCTCCGTGCCCCGCCCTGCCGCGGCCTCCGACGAGGACGTGGTCCCCTTCCGCGAGGCGGTCAGGGCCTGGTTCGCCATCTCGCTGCAGACCTTCGGCGGACCGGCCGGCCAGATCGCCGTGATGCAGCGCGAGCTCGTGGAGGAACGGCGCTGGATCGGGCAGAAGCGGTTCCTCCACGCGCTGTCCTACTGCACGCTGCTCCCCGGTCCGGAGGCCCAGCAGCTGGCGATCTACGTCGGGTGGCTGCTCAACGGCGTGCGCGGCGGCCTGGTCGCCGGCATCCTCTTCGTCCTTCCCGGCGTGGTCGCCCTGCTCGGGCTCTCCTTCCTCTACGTCGGCTTCGGCGACACCACGGCGGTCGTCGCCCTCTTCGCCGGGCTCGCGCCGGCCGTGCTCGCCGTCGTGGCCCAGGCCGTCGTACGCGTCGGCAAGAAGGCCCTCGGCCACCCCGCCCTGGTCGCGCTGGCGGTCGCCGCGTTCCTCGCGCTCACGGTGCTCCGGGTCCCGTTCCCGGCCGTGGTCGCTGCCTCGGCTGCCGTCGGCTGGGCCCTGGGCCGCTGGGCGCCGTCGACCATGCACGCCGCGTCCGGGCACGGCAGCGAGGACGACGGACCCGTGCCGCTCATCAGCGACGACGCGCTGCACCAGGAGCGACCGAGCCGCGCGCACGCGGCGAAGGTCCTCGCCCTGGGCTCGCTCGCCTGGGGCGTCCCGGTCGGCCTGGTCGCCTCCCTCACCGGCGCGAACAGCGTCTTCACCGACCAGGCGATGTTCTTCTCCGGCGCCGCCCTGGTCACCTTCGGCGGCGCGTACGCCGTGCTGGCCTACGTCGCGCAGAAGGCGGTCGAGGTCTACGGCTGGTTGGCCCCCGGCGAGATGGTCCGCGGGCTGGCGCTGGCCGAGTCGACGCCGGGTCCGCTCATCATGGTGGTGCAGTTCGTGGCGTTCCTCGGCGCCTACCGCGACCCGGGCTCGTTGAACCCGTGGGTCGCCGCGACACTGGCGGCGCTGCTCACCACCTGGGTCACCTTCGTGCCCTGCTTCGTCTTCATCTTCCTCGGGGCGCCGTACGTCGAGCGACTGCGCGGCAACCGCTCGTTGTCCGCCGCCCTGACCGGGATCACCGCCGCCGTGGTCGGCGTGATCGCCAACCTGGCGGTGTTCTTCGCGATCCACACGCTCTTCGCCGACACCGTCCAGGCCGGGTGGGGTGCGATCTCGCTCGAGCTGCCCGTGCTCGACACCGTGCGACCCGTCGCCGTCGTCATCGGGCTCGTCGCCGCCGTGCTGCTGTTCACGCTGAAGTGGTCGGTCCTGCGGGTGCTGGGCGTCTGCGCCCTGCTCGGCCTGGTCCACGGGCTCGTCGCGGCCGCGGTGCAGGGCTGAGCCGGACGAGACCCGCAGCCGACCGTTGACGGACCGGTCACGCGGGGCCGAAAATGGACGCTGAGGGGAGTACCCCGCTCACGACGACGCCGTCACCCCGGCCGGCCGTGCCCGGCCCGGTGCGTCGGCCACCCGGTCCTCCGGGTGGTGGGGAAGACCTCCGGGGCCCGGGCAGTCGGGCGGACGGAGGTGCGTCATGGACGTCGTCAGCGACACCGAGATCCTGGTGGCCGGTCTCATCGACGGGGTCGCGCTCGTCGTGGTGCTGGGCGGTCTCGTCCTGCGGGTGCGACCCGCGACACGGCAGTGGGCACCGCGCGGCCGCTTCGCGCGCGCTCGCGTGCCCGAGGGCGCACTAGTCTGAGCGAGCACCCAGAACCCCGCCCCCACCGACGGTCAGGAATCACCCCATGGACGTATCTCCTCTGGTCTGGGGGCTGACGATCGCCGGGATCGTGGGCCTGCTGGTCTTCGACTTCTACTTCCACGTGCGCAAGGCGCACGTCCCGACCCTGCGCGAGGCCGCCTTCTGGTCGGCGCTGTACGTCGGCATCGCGGTCGTCTTCGGACTCGGCGTGCTCGTCGTCGGCGGCGGCACCCCCGGCGGGGAGTACTTCGCGGGCTACATCACCGAGAAGGCGCTCTCGGTCGACAACCTGTTCGTCTTCCTCATCATCATGACCAGCTTCCGGGTCCCCCGCGAGGACCAGCAGAAGGTGCTGCTCTTCGGCATCGCGTTCGCCCTGGTGGCCCGCACCGGCTTCATCTTCCTCGGCGCCGCGCTGATCAACTCGTTCGCGTGGGTCTTCTACGCCTTCGGCCTGATCCTCATCCTCACCGCGGGCAACATGCTGAAGTCCGACCACGACGACGAGGAGGGCTCGGCCGACAACTTCGTCATCCGGATCGCCCGCAAGGTCATCCACACCACGGAGCACTACGACGGCGACAAGCTCTTCACGATCCAGGACGGCAAGCGGGCGATGACGCCGATGCTGCTGGTGATGGTGGCCATCGGGGGCACCGACATCCTCTTCGCCCTCGACTCGATCCCGGCCATCTTCGGCCTCACCCAGGACACCTACCTGGTGTTCACCGCGGTGGCGTTCTCGCTGCTCGGACTGCGTCAGCTGTTCTTCCTCATCGAGGGCCTGCTCGACCGCCTGATCTACCTGTCCTACGGCCTGGCGGCGATCCTGGCCTTCATCGGCGTCAAGCTGATCCTGCACGCGATGCACGAGAACAACCTCGGGTTCATCAACGACGGCGAGCCGATCAAGGTGACCGAGATCAGCACCGCCGTGTCACTGAGCGTGATCCTCGGCGTCCTGCTGGTCACCGTCCTCGCCTCGCTCTACAGCAAGGCCGGCAAGGCCCAGAACGCCATCAGCAACGCACGGCGCCACGCGTCGTCGTACCTCGACTCGGAGTACACCAAGGACGCGGCCGAGCGCGAGCGGATCTACGGACTGCTGCTCGAGGAGCGCGACCAGATCGTCGCGCTGGGGCCGAAGTACAAGCAGAAGGCCCGTGACGAGCAGGAGCTGATGGAGCTGCTGCAGAGGGCCCGCGACAGCCACGACGCCGCCGTGGACCGGGGCGAGGCCGAGGACCCCGGTCCGTCCAAGCTGCTGCCCCCGCGGGAGAGCAGCTCCCCGAGCTAGGTCGCGGACCACTCCCCGTCCGAGCAGGGCCCGAGGTCCCTGGTCGGGCGGCCGGCGGCGACGTACGGTCACCCGGCACGCACCGCAACCAGCACGGGGGATCCCATGAAGCGCACCACCCAGCACGCCGTCTCCGCACTCGCCACCGGCCTCGCCGCGACCTCGCTCGCCCTGGTCGGGGCCGCCCCGGCGCACGCCGACGGACGCACCTGCGTCTCCGAGGCGGAGTACCAGGACATCCGGTGGGCACCGCGCCCGCCCACGATGGGCAAGGTCCGCGACCACTTCGACACGAAGGGCGTGGTGGTGTGGCGCTGGTCGAACGGCCCGGACACCGAGGTCACACGGTCCTACGTCAAGTGCCCGGAGTGGAACGGCGGTCGCGGCCGCGTCCAGGTCTTCTTCAACGACTACTCCTGGGATGGTCTGATGCGCGTCGACGGCATGGCGCCGGCTCCGCGTGGCGACTGGGTCTTCCCCTGGTCCTGACCCGGCTCACCTCGTCGGCACGTCGACGTCTCGCTCGTCGAGGAGGTGCAGGGGTCGGCCGTTCGTCCAGGTCCTCCGCGTTCTGGCCCGCGGGCGCGGCGTCGTCGCCTACGTTGCGCACATGCGCCCTCACCTGGCTCGGCGGTGGTCCGCCGCTCTCGTCCTGCCCCTGCTCTGGCTCAGCGCCTGCGGTGGGTCCGCCTCGGACGCGGAGTCCTCGGACTCGTCCTCGTCGCAGGGCGAGGAAGCGGAGCCCAGCGACAGCGGGGTCGACCTCGACGAACCCGGCGACGACCTCCTCTCGTCGAACCGCTGGGGCGGGCCGGTGCCGGGCGACACCGTCGCCGGGTCCTGGCGCTTCCCGGAGTCCTACGAGACGACCGGCGAGAACGTGCCGAACAACGAGGCCGAGAGCAGCACCGGCGACGTGGACTACCGGCTCGTCATCGGCGCCTACCCGGGTGACGACGAAGCCGTGGACGCGGCCGACGAGCTCGCCACCAACGCCGAGGAGGCCGGTCAGACCGTCGAGGTCGAGGAGGTCTCGATCGGGGGCCGCGACTTCGTCTCGGTGACCCAGCAGGACGGCGAGGACAGCCGGCGCAACCTCTTCCACCGCCCCGACATCGGGGGCTCGCTGTTCCTCGTCGTCCTCGAGGCGGGCGAGCCGCTCGACGCGACGCCGCAGGAGCGGCTCGACGAGTTCGTCCAGACCGCGGCCTCCCTGGAGTTCGAGGCGGCTTGACGCCGGCAACCGGAGCAACCCGCTACTAGTTGACGGAACAACTATCTCGGGTAGAGTGTTACTTGAAGCATCAACTACTTCAGGAGCAC
This DNA window, taken from Nocardioides sp. HDW12B, encodes the following:
- a CDS encoding FAD-dependent oxidoreductase; the protein is MHHDYDLLIVGGGMAADAAAQGYREQGGTGSVGIVGAEDEAPYARPPLSKDLWSEEGADPSSAALGTDGDDGPGVTLHLGDAVATLDVEAKRVVTEGGDTFGYGSLVLAPGADPRTLDALPAGDRVVYYRRLADFRRLSGLVSSGTRAVVVGSGFIGTEMAAGLTRRGAQVTLVHPGQEVGDHAFPPFVTHALAAELRKHGVTVVDGVQVTGGTVAGDGVSVELSDGESLEADVVVLGLGVEPAVGWLAGAVDLADDGGIAVDARLATSAPDVYAAGDAASYPDKRLGRRRVEHEDAAVSMGKAAGRIVAGSDEEFDKTPMFYSDVFDLGYEAVGDLSTKLDHHVQELDDGQAFVFYADDERVRGVLLWAFAPGLDAATELVGTPRPSDLSELEGRVS
- a CDS encoding NAD(P)-dependent alcohol dehydrogenase codes for the protein MRAVRLHRYHEDPVVEEVPDPTVSGPFDVVVRIGGAGVCRTDLHIMEGQWAEAQDPTLPYTIGHENAGWVHEIGSAVTNVAVGDTVILHPQPSCGLCRACRYGNDMHCEDAFFPGLSDHDGGMADYLLTSARACVKLDPSTQPKDVAALADAGITAYHAVRKAIPLLPPGTTCVVLGAGGLGHIGIQCLAALTATRIVVVDANPDALELAKRLGADETVVADGSHVEAVLDLTGGGAHVVLDFVAEQGAENEAFAMTRPAGSCFVIGYGGTLQIPTLDVISTERNIIGNIVGTYNDLVELMALAEAGKVTLHTQTYALDDAVQALHDLDAGTVRGRAILVP
- a CDS encoding spermidine synthase, yielding MSPLPYEELAWADTPIGEISLRKRWDRLTERWVHEVRLGDEYLMSSQFNATEIALARIGLAEAPDRDLSVVVGGLGLGFTAHEALTDPRVSSLRVVELVGAVVAWHRADLIPDTAGLAADPRCELVEADFFDLVRSGRCPASDVLLVDIDHSPDNLLSPGNQDFYGEAGLQAAAATLADDGVLALWSDDDPDDALVALLLTVFARVRAEVVSFDNPITGGSSSCTVYVAHRPLRRP
- the chrA gene encoding chromate efflux transporter, with amino-acid sequence MSPTSPEGSSVPRPAAASDEDVVPFREAVRAWFAISLQTFGGPAGQIAVMQRELVEERRWIGQKRFLHALSYCTLLPGPEAQQLAIYVGWLLNGVRGGLVAGILFVLPGVVALLGLSFLYVGFGDTTAVVALFAGLAPAVLAVVAQAVVRVGKKALGHPALVALAVAAFLALTVLRVPFPAVVAASAAVGWALGRWAPSTMHAASGHGSEDDGPVPLISDDALHQERPSRAHAAKVLALGSLAWGVPVGLVASLTGANSVFTDQAMFFSGAALVTFGGAYAVLAYVAQKAVEVYGWLAPGEMVRGLALAESTPGPLIMVVQFVAFLGAYRDPGSLNPWVAATLAALLTTWVTFVPCFVFIFLGAPYVERLRGNRSLSAALTGITAAVVGVIANLAVFFAIHTLFADTVQAGWGAISLELPVLDTVRPVAVVIGLVAAVLLFTLKWSVLRVLGVCALLGLVHGLVAAAVQG
- a CDS encoding TerC family protein, whose amino-acid sequence is MDVSPLVWGLTIAGIVGLLVFDFYFHVRKAHVPTLREAAFWSALYVGIAVVFGLGVLVVGGGTPGGEYFAGYITEKALSVDNLFVFLIIMTSFRVPREDQQKVLLFGIAFALVARTGFIFLGAALINSFAWVFYAFGLILILTAGNMLKSDHDDEEGSADNFVIRIARKVIHTTEHYDGDKLFTIQDGKRAMTPMLLVMVAIGGTDILFALDSIPAIFGLTQDTYLVFTAVAFSLLGLRQLFFLIEGLLDRLIYLSYGLAAILAFIGVKLILHAMHENNLGFINDGEPIKVTEISTAVSLSVILGVLLVTVLASLYSKAGKAQNAISNARRHASSYLDSEYTKDAAERERIYGLLLEERDQIVALGPKYKQKARDEQELMELLQRARDSHDAAVDRGEAEDPGPSKLLPPRESSSPS